TTCGGGGCGCATGACCTTCACGAGCAATAAATCCATGGAAATCGAAGTCTTTGTGGATGCCGACCCGTTCGTGGACGAGCCTCGGGAGCGGTACCGTGCCGTCAGCGCCTTCTTCACCTACGTCTCCCTGAGCAAGGAGGGGAAGCCCCTGCCTGTCCCGCAGCTGCTGGTAAGAGCTCTCCCCGCCGGGCTGCGGGCCCTCCTGCCTGTTTTTAGCTGTCCTGATCCCGGCAGGGCTTTGCTGACGCGGCGCTGCTGACTGGGGGCTGTTTCTTGATTAATATTTGATCCCGCGCGGGTCTCCTCCTGCTCCGTGCAGGAGTGCATTAGCTGTCAAAACACGTATTTCACGGAGCGCAGGTTTTCCTTTACGTTCCCTGTAAGGGGAGGCGCGTTTCCCTCCCGCACACGCTTGCAAGGTGTGGCGTGGGAGAGCTGCGCTGCCCCGAGGCAGCTGACGCCGCTGGCTTCGTTTTCTTTCTGTCGCCGGCAGACGGAGACGGAGGATGAGAAGCGGCGCTTCgaggaagggaagggcaggTACCTCCAGACGAAAGCCAAGCGGCAGGCGCAGATGCAGCAGGCTGCCCGGCAGTGATCCCGtcccgcgccgccccgcgctccCGCAGCCTTCGCCCGCCAAACGTCCAGGTTCCCGTTAGTGTCGTGTCCGGTCCGCGCCGGGCCTCGCGCCTTCGCCCGCCCCCGCCTGCCGCCGGAGCCGCCGCGGTGGTGCGGTTGCTTCGCTGCTGATCGGTTTAGTGCCGTAGACCTTGTGCTTTAGGTGGCTTAAGCACCCCGAAAGCCTCCGGGAGCCTTCCCGGTCGCTCGCCATTCACCTCTGGAGCCCTGTTTTCACCGTTTAACCCTGTAAGCGAAGCTGCTGCCCGTGCTGGAGCGGGGCAGCGGCGCGGCGCGAGGGACGCGCGAGGCCACGAGTCTTTGTGATGCTGTGTTAAACTTGCCAGTATGTCCTAAAACTGCACACCAAAGCTTACGTACGATACTGGCGACGAGAAACGCGCCCCGGTATCGTACTGAATGTCTCGGACCGTTTCGTTGACATCTCTAGGTAGTTTCTCTGTGCACAACTAAATTATTTAAGGAATCCTGTGgcataaataaaatctgttgtcgttgactgaaagaaaatcggtgttgctgttttgttttgttttctggctcGAGCAGCAGCAATTCTGGCTTAGGAGCTTTATTGCAAACAATTGTGCTGCTTCCCCCCTGGACCCTCCCGGGCTCCCCGAGCGGCGCAGCGGGCTCCTGCCcttgtttttaagaaattctGCCTCTTTTAACGGAATCCCGCAGGTCGGCAGCCATCCAGCGCGGATCCCCTCGCCGGCCCGGGACTGCGGCTGGCCCCCCAGGGCCCACGCAGCTCTTCACCCTGGGGCCTGGAGGCCGGGTGCGGCTGCGCTGGGCCTCGGGGCCGGTGGCGGATGGGGCAGCGACTACCGGTTTCCTCCGCTGCCCCGCGGGGTACACCACGTTTCTCTCGGCCTCCCAGGCGTGGGGCAGGTGCCAGAGAgagccccggggccggggcggcggcccGCAGCGGGAgagggcgggcggcggcccgGCGGGTGGTGAGGGGACGGTGGCCTGAAGGTTACAGCCCGAGCCGGGAACGGCGCCTTCGCCCTCGGAGCGGCTGTTCCGGTTCGCGATGTGAAACGACGACCAAAAGCAAAAccggcgccgggccgggctccgGGACCGTCCCGCTCCCACCGGCGGCGGCCAGTGCGCCTGCGCGGCCCCGCTGCCTGGGCGAATGCGCCTGCGCGGCGCACCTCTCGCGAGAGCGGCGCCGCTCCTAGGGCTGCTGCGCCTGCGCGGGGCGGAGCTCTCGCGAGAGCGGCGCGGCCGTTTCCCGGGCGACGCGGGCGGGGTGGGCGCCGCCAtgatggcggcggcggcggcgggtccgcggcgggggcggctgGGCCGGGAGGCCCGCGCCAGCCTGGCCGCCTTCCTGCTGGGCGCCTCGGTGGCGGCGCTGCCGGTGGCGCTGGGCTCCCCCTCCGCCCTGCTGGCCGCCCCCGGCCTGCGCGGCCGCCTGGCGCTCGCCCTACACGTGGCGGGCGTCAACgcggcgctgctgctgctctacCCGCGGCCGCTCTACAAGGTGCGGGGGCGGCGGGATGGGGGGAGGCTCTGGGGAGCGGGCCTGAGGGGCGGCGGGGTGGAAGGAGGccttgggggcgggggggacgaCACCAGGGCCGGGCCCGGGGGGCGGCGGTCGGAAGACACCGGGCCCAGGGGAAGGCCGCGGCGGGCCCAGGtccggggggcggcggcggcgggggcggcggtttctcccctctctctctgcttgcaGATCGCCGTCCGGGCGTGCTTCCTGGGCTTCGCCTTCGGCTGCGGGCTGCTGCTCAGCGCCGGCCGCTCCGCCTGGCGCCACTTCGGCTGGTAAGGGGAgggccggcgggggccggggcagccgggCCGGTGCGACGGCCCCCGGCCCTGCCAagcgctccctccctccctcccgccgcaGGTACAtgtgctccctctccctcttccacTACTCGGAGTACCTGGTGACGGCCATCAACAACCCGCGCAGCCTCTCGCTGGACTCCTTCCTGCTCAACCACAGCTTCGAGTACAACCTGGCCGCCCTCTCCTCCTGGGTGGAGTTCACGCTGGAGAAGCTTCTCTTCCCAGGTCAGCCGCCACCCTGCCCCTCCCTGCCGCCCACCCTCCCGCCTGCCATCCCCTGGCTCTGCCTGGCTGCGCCTGCCTCGCCTGGGGCCCACCTGTCCGGTAGCAAAGTGCTGGTGACCCCCGCTTAGCCGGCCCTTGCTGGCGGCGGAGGAGGGCTTTGACGTGGTCTTAATCTCCCTGTGCTCAAAGCCTCTCGGTTTCGGTCTTcggggggcgagggggagcgCCCCCCTCGCTCTGACGCGCCACCCCATCTTTGCCGTGTAGCGGGTCTTCAGCCCTTTTCTGCCTGCATCTTTTGAGCCGCTTTGGTGGTACAAAGAACGACGCTTCAGTTACATCTGGGCGTCTTTTGACCTCGAATAAAATCAAATCGGCAAAAAACGTTGCTGTTCGCCCAATCTCGGgtgcttcttttttatttgggaGAGGGAGATGTTCCCCTTCCCGCTTCACAATGGCTGCGGACTCCCCGTGTCCGGCCTGAGCGCGTCTGCTTGGCTGTGCTTTACGCGGCTTTACTCTACACCGTAAAGCCGGGCTCTGCCTTGGAACTGGGTTCCCCTTAGGGCGATCTGCTGCGAGGACGTACAGGCTGCGCGTCGGGGGGAGACTCCGGGGCAGGGGAcgctatttttatttgttttggtggCGGGATGGCAGCGCGTGGAACGCTGGCTGTCGTACACGTTGTCCCGCTttgaga
This is a stretch of genomic DNA from Gymnogyps californianus isolate 813 chromosome 21, ASM1813914v2, whole genome shotgun sequence. It encodes these proteins:
- the ICMT gene encoding protein-S-isoprenylcysteine O-methyltransferase, coding for MMAAAAAGPRRGRLGREARASLAAFLLGASVAALPVALGSPSALLAAPGLRGRLALALHVAGVNAALLLLYPRPLYKIAVRACFLGFAFGCGLLLSAGRSAWRHFGWYMCSLSLFHYSEYLVTAINNPRSLSLDSFLLNHSFEYNLAALSSWVEFTLEKLLFPELKQITWLSTVGLVMVIFGDCLRKAAMLTAGSNFNHIVQNEKSDTHTLVTSGVYGWFRHPSYVGWFYWSIGTQVLLCNPICMVGYALVSWRFFRERIEEEEITLIHFFGEEYLEYKRKVPSGLPFIKGVKVEL